The Parachlamydia acanthamoebae genome includes a region encoding these proteins:
- the hctA gene encoding histone H1-like protein HctA, protein MALKETTKNMKHLLVQIAEDLEKADGGNKAASQRVRTGTVKLEKIAKLYRKESIQSEKGTKGRAKKPAAKAAKPKAAAKHAAPKHAAAKAPKAKATKAHAKPASKAKKTTAKARPMSFKRPTAKLPTKRAGAR, encoded by the coding sequence ATGGCGTTGAAAGAGACAACAAAAAATATGAAGCATCTGCTTGTACAAATCGCTGAAGATCTTGAAAAAGCTGATGGTGGCAACAAAGCTGCTTCTCAACGTGTTCGTACTGGAACAGTAAAACTTGAGAAAATTGCAAAATTGTATCGTAAAGAATCGATTCAGTCTGAAAAAGGCACAAAAGGCCGCGCAAAGAAACCCGCTGCTAAAGCTGCAAAGCCAAAAGCGGCTGCTAAACATGCTGCGCCTAAACATGCTGCTGCAAAAGCTCCTAAAGCAAAAGCGACAAAAGCACATGCAAAACCAGCATCAAAAGCTAAAAAAACAACAGCTAAAGCCCGCCCAATGTCTTTCAAAAGACCAACAGCAAAGCTTCCTACTAAAAGAGCCGGCGCTAGATAA
- a CDS encoding tetratricopeptide repeat protein produces MFFIHVLCSFLIVKLFLPAFMAGENHVVLQTDQELHAILALQSKGDEDKKQLADEYFDATLFKQAIPFYRAAWDREGDQYAESLPSGEENVLQKLVFCYYMEGKFSEIIKLLENQSVQDPFLTYMLGSSYRHSDDYENAKTWLQKFLDFQPKGQGPSAEDARFDLGLTYFLEGNYAGAESHFLTLLTAKNAALKNASRLNLARIALAKQDYPRVEALLSYFDADLEVERALQLEASYLRGKLAFSLKDYFQAARHFESALPAKKRHLMNWYQDTLYHLGWCYLKIGNESAQNLIFCQQSLEKAEILFQQLSEVCKEEQVYLSIGLCHLIKASLLKDATAYQRAEEVLSRKELFSPLEGQIRALRLRAEMAPTFRLREKFYRELTSDAYQENPFFAKGWYLRAENSLEQAAVLAKEGHSAEANGLFQQAASEFAQAFELLKALDKRQAADAIRNHLQACYFQNQKEIRLGALDTLDKLIHHHRDILEAFDHPDEVFYLKALIAMQIALLDGDTAYKDLAIRTLLSQFRGFPHGTYADKAHYLLAWIYYEDQDLQRAKDEFLLLAQACDRSSLAGSALFFAAACSDQLGEDSQIGKKYRLQVLDKYPNSSHAAEAYFTLYTYREYLQGDKLAVKHLQGFCEKYPTSPLLLNAYFLIGLDHKRDRKTDDGKWIRKKNLKSAIDAFQEIETHFNEFQEQKKFSIEEFKHYLLLYYKAKLEKAFANLRIAESSQGAKKTIYIEYAANVFKELIQEIEEKQHLSILAPGDPFPLLQEEAYLGLAQAYIKGEQDFLANQQLTRMLEKYRATKITRGYFLSRVWYEKGCLAQKHAQTKEALSYFKLAEDAGKGKVLSSEQKLSLWIEQSMCYRQLNQLDDAMLLLSKVINSDVASGLRLKAMFLRSEMYELQGRQELAKKQLETIVKKGGDWSSKAKEKLEKEYGLD; encoded by the coding sequence ATGTTTTTTATTCATGTATTGTGTTCATTTCTTATTGTGAAGCTATTTTTACCGGCTTTTATGGCAGGCGAAAATCATGTCGTTTTGCAAACGGATCAAGAATTACATGCCATCTTGGCTTTGCAATCGAAAGGGGATGAAGACAAAAAACAATTGGCTGATGAATATTTTGACGCGACACTTTTTAAGCAGGCCATTCCTTTTTATCGAGCGGCTTGGGATAGAGAAGGAGATCAATACGCGGAATCTCTCCCAAGTGGAGAAGAGAACGTCCTTCAAAAGCTTGTCTTTTGTTATTACATGGAAGGGAAGTTCTCTGAAATCATCAAGCTTTTGGAAAATCAATCCGTTCAGGACCCCTTTCTTACTTATATGCTTGGCAGTTCTTATCGGCATTCTGATGACTATGAAAATGCGAAGACTTGGCTGCAAAAGTTTTTGGATTTTCAGCCGAAGGGACAAGGGCCATCAGCAGAGGATGCACGATTTGATTTAGGACTTACTTATTTCTTGGAAGGGAATTATGCGGGTGCCGAGTCCCATTTTTTAACTTTACTTACGGCAAAAAATGCCGCTCTAAAAAATGCTTCTCGTTTAAATTTAGCTAGAATAGCTTTAGCTAAACAGGATTATCCGCGTGTAGAAGCTCTGCTCAGCTATTTTGATGCAGATCTTGAAGTGGAGCGTGCTTTGCAATTGGAAGCCTCCTACTTACGTGGAAAGCTTGCTTTCTCTCTTAAAGATTATTTTCAAGCTGCTCGCCATTTTGAAAGCGCTCTTCCAGCTAAAAAAAGGCATTTAATGAATTGGTATCAAGATACGTTATACCATTTAGGGTGGTGCTATTTAAAGATTGGAAACGAATCCGCCCAAAATCTCATTTTTTGCCAGCAATCTTTGGAAAAAGCAGAAATCCTCTTTCAGCAATTGTCCGAGGTTTGCAAAGAAGAGCAGGTTTATCTATCCATTGGGCTTTGCCATTTGATTAAAGCTTCCCTTTTAAAAGACGCTACGGCCTATCAGCGAGCGGAGGAGGTTTTATCTCGAAAAGAGTTATTCTCCCCTCTAGAGGGACAAATTCGGGCCTTGCGGTTGAGAGCGGAAATGGCTCCGACGTTTCGATTGCGAGAAAAATTTTATCGAGAATTAACTAGTGATGCTTATCAGGAAAATCCTTTTTTTGCTAAAGGGTGGTATTTAAGAGCGGAGAATTCTTTAGAGCAGGCTGCTGTGCTTGCAAAGGAAGGACATTCGGCTGAGGCAAATGGCTTGTTTCAACAAGCTGCTTCTGAATTTGCGCAAGCTTTTGAGTTATTAAAGGCTCTCGATAAAAGGCAGGCGGCCGACGCCATTCGCAATCATTTACAAGCTTGCTATTTCCAAAATCAAAAAGAGATCCGGCTGGGCGCTCTTGATACGTTAGACAAATTGATTCACCACCATCGTGATATCTTAGAGGCTTTTGATCATCCTGATGAAGTTTTTTACCTAAAAGCTCTGATTGCTATGCAAATTGCATTGTTAGATGGTGATACTGCATATAAAGATTTGGCTATACGTACTTTACTGTCTCAGTTTAGAGGTTTCCCTCATGGAACCTATGCAGACAAGGCACATTATTTGTTGGCATGGATTTACTACGAAGATCAAGACCTTCAAAGAGCCAAAGATGAATTTCTTTTATTAGCTCAAGCATGCGATCGGTCTTCCTTAGCAGGAAGTGCTCTTTTTTTTGCGGCTGCTTGCTCTGACCAATTAGGAGAAGATAGCCAGATAGGAAAAAAATATCGCCTGCAAGTTTTGGATAAATATCCAAATTCTTCTCATGCTGCAGAAGCCTATTTTACTTTGTATACCTATAGAGAATATTTGCAAGGCGATAAATTAGCGGTCAAACATCTCCAAGGATTCTGTGAAAAATATCCGACTTCACCACTCTTATTAAACGCCTATTTTCTCATTGGATTAGACCATAAAAGAGATCGTAAAACAGATGATGGAAAATGGATTAGAAAAAAAAATCTCAAAAGCGCAATTGATGCTTTTCAGGAAATCGAAACCCATTTTAACGAATTTCAAGAGCAAAAAAAATTTTCTATTGAAGAATTTAAGCACTATCTTTTGCTATACTACAAAGCTAAACTAGAAAAAGCTTTTGCTAACTTGCGCATAGCGGAATCCTCGCAAGGAGCAAAAAAAACCATTTATATTGAATATGCGGCAAATGTTTTTAAAGAGTTGATCCAGGAAATCGAAGAAAAACAACATTTAAGTATTTTGGCTCCAGGTGATCCATTTCCTTTGTTACAAGAAGAAGCTTACCTAGGCTTGGCGCAGGCTTACATAAAAGGGGAGCAAGACTTCTTAGCTAATCAGCAGTTGACGCGCATGTTAGAAAAGTATCGAGCAACCAAAATCACGCGAGGTTACTTTTTATCTCGCGTATGGTATGAAAAAGGGTGTTTAGCTCAAAAACATGCCCAAACTAAAGAAGCCCTTTCTTACTTTAAATTGGCAGAAGATGCCGGGAAAGGAAAAGTACTAAGCTCAGAACAAAAGCTTTCCTTATGGATTGAGCAAAGCATGTGCTATCGACAACTCAATCAACTGGATGATGCGATGCTGTTGCTATCCAAAGTCATTAACTCAGACGTCGCCTCTGGTTTACGCTTGAAAGCTATGTTTTTGCGATCTGAAATGTACGAATTACAGGGACGCCAAGAATTAGCTAAAAAACAGCTCGAAACGATAGTCAAAAAAGGTGGCGATTGGTCTTCAAAAGCAAAAGAGAAATTGGAAAAAGAATATGGATTGGACTAA
- a CDS encoding MotA/TolQ/ExbB proton channel family protein, whose protein sequence is MDWTNELLASSFYGGSGWNLIFIVIACCSLVGVTIFIERLIHLHRSEIDTNQFIIHLRKIIQDGNIVEAIQYCEDTGGTIANITKAGLAKHNRDKDQIENAMEISGLIEIAHLEKNAKILSIIAHIAPLIGLLGTVLGFIQAFSEMRMSGLVDISATRIGEAMEYALVTTAAGLVVAIPCVLAYNYIVSRVEGFVLEIQTTSAEIVSLLMDQKENPYY, encoded by the coding sequence ATGGATTGGACTAATGAACTTCTAGCCTCCTCCTTTTATGGAGGATCGGGTTGGAATCTTATTTTTATTGTGATTGCATGCTGCTCTTTAGTTGGAGTCACGATTTTTATCGAAAGGCTTATCCATCTCCATCGGTCGGAGATTGATACAAATCAATTTATCATCCATTTACGCAAGATTATTCAAGATGGAAATATTGTAGAAGCGATCCAGTATTGTGAAGATACGGGGGGGACTATTGCAAATATTACTAAGGCGGGATTGGCAAAACATAATCGTGATAAAGATCAAATTGAAAATGCGATGGAAATTTCTGGGCTAATTGAAATTGCACATCTAGAAAAAAATGCAAAAATCCTTTCGATCATTGCACATATTGCACCTCTTATCGGACTTTTGGGAACTGTTTTAGGATTTATTCAGGCTTTTTCCGAAATGAGAATGAGCGGGCTTGTCGATATTTCCGCCACTCGAATTGGTGAAGCTATGGAATATGCTCTCGTGACTACCGCTGCAGGTCTTGTTGTCGCGATTCCCTGTGTTTTAGCTTATAACTATATTGTCAGCCGTGTGGAAGGGTTCGTTCTAGAAATTCAGACGACCTCTGCTGAAATTGTGAGTTTACTCATGGATCAAAAAGAGAATCCTTATTATTAA
- a CDS encoding ExbD/TolR family protein, translating into MIFKTNLKHSHNLIDLTPLVDVVFLMLIFFIITSDILPLKSLNIQNPVLEKDSIPLTTQLLVVLDAQNVLYVGSKKMIIDLSSLKTTLQEELRLMQAQHPQHIPTIVLSVDRRVDYGSFLKMFSIAQECCPQIRLVYKPNDSDPTEYL; encoded by the coding sequence ATGATTTTTAAAACAAATCTTAAGCATTCTCATAATTTAATTGATCTGACGCCATTGGTGGATGTTGTCTTTTTGATGCTGATTTTTTTTATCATTACTTCAGACATCCTTCCATTGAAATCCTTAAATATCCAAAATCCTGTTTTAGAAAAAGATTCCATCCCTTTAACAACGCAACTCCTGGTTGTTTTGGATGCTCAAAACGTGCTTTATGTGGGATCGAAAAAAATGATCATTGATTTGTCATCTTTAAAAACGACGCTTCAGGAAGAACTAAGGCTCATGCAGGCTCAGCATCCTCAACATATTCCCACAATTGTTTTAAGTGTAGATAGGCGAGTTGATTATGGATCTTTTCTTAAAATGTTTTCCATTGCTCAGGAATGTTGTCCACAAATTCGCTTGGTCTATAAACCCAATGATTCCGATCCAACAGAATACTTGTAA